The Balneolaceae bacterium region TAATGGTCCCAATTAATAGCCTGTACATACTTTTGACCAAAATCGAGCGTACGGATTAAAGCATCTGACTGCCGGTTGTGAGTCAAAGCCCTTAATGCAGCCAGGTAGTTATTCCGGTAAACCGTAGGGATGATAATTTTTTGTTGATCAGCGGCAACCAGTTCTGCATTCATCATGATGCGGGCAATACGGCCATTACCGTCCGTGAACGGATGTACTTCGCTGACCAGAAACATAATGAATACCGCCTTCTGAAAGGGATATTCCAAGCCGCGATAAATTTCAAATCCACGTTCCAGGGTACCTGTGACAAGCTCCGGTTTCACAAACTGGGTACTACCGGCAACATTCATTGTGGTCTTGAATTCACCTGATTTTTTGTCTTTTCGTAGAGCCATAACGCGCGAATGCCGATTCCTTAACGAGGCAATAAATCCATCGAAGTCTTCCGGGGTTTTGGCCATTTCAGAGTAGTTGGAAATGATCCGGAAGGTTCCCATCACATCATGGGCATCTTCGGGACGTTCGGCTGGTATTGTATTGTTAAAAACGATATCTGCAGCCTCATCTACTTCAAATTCTGTTCCTTCGATAAAATTGGAAAAATAGGCTTCAAAGAAGGATAGGTTGACTTTTCCTTCCTGCGAAAAGTTGATTGCAGAACGGGTTTGAGGAGCAACCTCCGACAGATCTTCAAAAAGTTTGAGGAACAGGTCTACACGATCGGGATCATACGGTTTTTTAGATTTCCGTGCTTTACCGACACTTGATTTGATGTTGGCATCTCGTGTGCCCTGCATGCTTCCGATAAGATCGTCAAGATTTTCATATTCTTCCTGCATATCCAACTGCTGCGCAACTTCCCGGGCTCGATCGCGGATACGGTTAACATGGTTGGACCCGCGAACCCGGAAGAGTCTGTCAAGGCGTTCTTCCATTTCTTCCTGCCTAAGAGTTCTTGGAACAGAACCTTTACGTGCTCGCGAAGGCCGCATGTTTTCAAGATAGGCTCGTGGCTCGGAGCTGATGTAGAGACCGCTAATAAAAGGTCTGTCACTTTCTAACGGGCCGTGTCCTTTTCGTGGGTTAAAAATCAAACCGGGAACTTCCGTAATACGCTTTTTGGATGAAATGATGAATACCGATCCATCTTCCGCCGGTTTGTTTTCCAAGGCTGTCCGATCGGCAATGAGTGCATCCGGGTAGTATTCGGATAGCAGGTCTACCCAATGCCTTTTGACAATAACTTCGGGATCATCTTTCAGGTTTTTTGTATACAGGCGGGACCCGATTTTTTTAAGTTCTCCTCGTGAAACGGCCTGCGATACCTGGGAAGAGACATCCGTATGGGATACGAATACTTCCGGCATATCATCTAAAAAATTTGCCATATAAGCTGCCTTTTTAAGGCATTTTATTAAACTTTCGGGT contains the following coding sequences:
- a CDS encoding Fic family protein yields the protein MANFLDDMPEVFVSHTDVSSQVSQAVSRGELKKIGSRLYTKNLKDDPEVIVKRHWVDLLSEYYPDALIADRTALENKPAEDGSVFIISSKKRITEVPGLIFNPRKGHGPLESDRPFISGLYISSEPRAYLENMRPSRARKGSVPRTLRQEEMEERLDRLFRVRGSNHVNRIRDRAREVAQQLDMQEEYENLDDLIGSMQGTRDANIKSSVGKARKSKKPYDPDRVDLFLKLFEDLSEVAPQTRSAINFSQEGKVNLSFFEAYFSNFIEGTEFEVDEAADIVFNNTIPAERPEDAHDVMGTFRIISNYSEMAKTPEDFDGFIASLRNRHSRVMALRKDKKSGEFKTTMNVAGSTQFVKPELVTGTLERGFEIYRGLEYPFQKAVFIMFLVSEVHPFTDGNGRIARIMMNAELVAADQQKIIIPTVYRNNYLAALRALTHNRQSDALIRTLDFGQKYVQAINWDHYDDARAQIEATHAFMDPAQADQEGIRLRLPS